GGTTTAATTGTAATTGTAGGACTGGCAGGGGTGATGTCTCCTGATGCCACAACAAGCACGGATAATACACCTGAAACCACATCCACTGGAGTTTCAAACCAGGAAACTTCCAGTTCGGGATCAAGTTACGTCGAAGTATCCTATCCAGATGGCTCATGGGACGGTTCAATAACATTGCAATCAGGGAACAATGAAGAGGAGATAAATTTTGATGGCAGTGGAACAAAAAGATTTGACCTGGCAGACAATTCTGATAAGGACGTATATGTAATGGCCCAGAAACAGGATGAAGGCACTGGTAAACTTTCTGCAGTGGTAGTTCGAGATGGGGAGACTAAATTAACTCAATCAACCACAGAGGGTTATGGAATCGTTAGTGGCTGGGTGTTCTCCTGGGAATGACCATCCACCACTTTTTTTTATTTAATTAAAGAGGATTTTTTCATGCTTAATTCAAGGATATTACTGGTTGAAGATGACGCAATAATCGCCATGGGCCTGGAAAGTAAGCTGAAATCATGGGGTTGTGATGTCTGTAATTGGGTTAGCTCCGGAGAAGAAGCAGTTAATGAAACCTTCCGGTTGAAACCTGATCTTATCCTCATGGATATTGGGGTTAAGGGAGAAATTGACGGGATAGAAGTTGTACATAGGATTAGTAGTTTGAATATTCCTGTAATCTACCTAACTGGCCGGAATGACAAAGAAATGTTGAAAAAAGCTCATAAAACAGTTTTTTATGCTCTGCTTAAGAAGCCAATTAATCATGAGATTTTGAAACATAAAATCAGGTCAGCGCTGGAGGAACAGAGAAAATTGGAGAAAAAGTAATGGGGAGTAGTGGTTTTTGTGGATGATTTATTGGCGAATTATATCTATCATTTAAAATTGGGGGATATGCAGGAATATAATGATATGTCTGTTTTTCCTC
This Methanobacterium petrolearium DNA region includes the following protein-coding sequences:
- a CDS encoding response regulator — protein: MLNSRILLVEDDAIIAMGLESKLKSWGCDVCNWVSSGEEAVNETFRLKPDLILMDIGVKGEIDGIEVVHRISSLNIPVIYLTGRNDKEMLKKAHKTVFYALLKKPINHEILKHKIRSALEEQRKLEKK